A segment of the Arachis hypogaea cultivar Tifrunner chromosome 5, arahy.Tifrunner.gnm2.J5K5, whole genome shotgun sequence genome:
tattttacttttaaaaaatctgcctgtccaaaagaaaaaaatatggttCTCGTCTCGAGTTTGATGTCACCTCGTATTAATATGAACAATTTGCTACGAGATGAACTACTTCACTTCCATATTTCTTAGTAATTATAATATAGGGTGATATTATTTGCACATAAAAATTGGTGACTATTTAaacacaaattattattattaatattattcgaTCCAATTATAAACACCTGTAATGTTAATTAATTGACCAACATTAAAATGAGACATTTAAGGGTTACTTGAGAGTTGAGACCAAGATTCATGTAACATAACATTATACATGCTGGTTATACAAGAAGCAGAAAGACTAGACAAAATTGTAAGTTTGCCTTTTAACTTGTAAAAGGTCAATCTGATACGTTAAGACACCATTACACAACACCACAGCCATCTACAACTGGTATACAGAAATAACCCCACCCCGGACGTGAAATATGTAACATACACAGTTAAGATAAATATTATCAAGAAAGCAGAAAGGAGGGAAAAAAAAGAATGTGGTCTTCTAAAAGGAACCCTTCAGGGCTTTCAAACGAGACCTCTGCCCCTTGGACCTTGCTTCCATGAGTTTTGCTCTCAAAGTATTCTCCTTCAATGCTTTGGGAGCCTCAGATATGCCATGATGATCTTGGGATTGGGGTGCAAGACTTGACATCCACTGCCTCACAGGGCTTGCTTGCTTCCTCCACCCAGCATTGCTGCACGACGCCTCTCCATGCATGCTCACACCACTCTCTGATGCCAGAAGTTGACCTATGATCACATTATCAGTTATGTGATTCTTATTGGAGCTGTGCAATTCACTCCGGTTCATTTTCCTCTCCGAACCTACACTTTCTAGACACTCACCGTGTCCATGTTCGTACTTCTCAGATATAGTTCCTTCAGCTGCTCGTGTATCTGTTGTGCCCTTACCCTCTTCTGCATCAATTGATTGCGACTTCTTGTTTGAATTGGATGACATAGCCCAAGCCATCTGTTCTTCAAACTTCACTTGCAAGTTAGATGGGATGCGATCTTTTAACCCTTCTTGAGTGACTGGTTTTTTCTTCCTGGCGTTGGACTTCAATGACTCATCAAGAGTATTGTCAGCAGGCTCTTCTTCACGTGCTTTAGCTCCTCTATTGTTTGGCTTATTTAGCTCAAAGCAGTTTGAATCACTGCCCGCGGAATCATCCTCATCGCCCACATCTCGTGGTGCACTGACAACATCATTAAGCGGAACTGATTCCAAGGAATTCCGGCGATCCCTCAACACGATATTTTCTGTACTCCTGCTACTTTTTTTTGCTTTAAGGAAAGTCTCGATTTCAAGGCTTAGTTTATCTACAATGGACTTCTTATCCGTAAAACCATTCTGGGCTGCTTCCAGCTGCATCTGCACACGCTCATCAAGCCATGATTCAGATATGTGGAGAATCAAACGGTCATTATCCATGGTTTGTACCTGATCCTTATCAGACTTGTGTTTCAGAGCATGCACCTCTTGCTCATATTCGTTTATTCCCCTAGCAAATTCATCGCAGAGGTCCTCCAACAATTTTCTTCTTGCTCTCTCTTGCTCCAACTCTTTCAGAGCTACAGTAAAAGAAGACTTTACCTCAGAAAACTCCCGAGCTAATTTCCTGTGTATGCTCTCTGACCTTTTCCTTAGTTTCCTTTCGTCCTCAAGTTCATCCCTCACAGATTGAACGGCAGCATGGAGTCTATCTTGCTCCTTACTCTTCCTAACTAATTTTTCCTCTGCAATTTGcttcatgagatcatcaatctCTTGTCGATCTGCTTGCCGGTCCCGAAGCAACTCTTTGACCCTGATTCGTGCATGATCTAGCTCCGCTTTTAATGCTTTTATCAATGAAATGTTAGAAGCATGCTGTTCTTCCAAACTCCATATCCTGTTTAACACTTTTAGCAATTCTGTGGATGTTTTGAGACTATAACGGGACTCACCAATCCTTCCCTTAAATTCCAAGGAACTGCTAGGAGTTGCAGCAGGGTTATAAGGTGTCATCTGCAACACAAGAACAAATAACGGGCAAAGACAATATGTAATATTGTATAATAGATTCAATAACAGATGAGCTGCTGGAATAGAGAATGGATAAATATTTGTCCATTGTTCAGCGTTCACATTGATCAAACGATAAATTATGAGCATATCATTTGCAGTAAATACTTTAAAACACAATCTCACATATGAAGGTAGTTCTTGACAAAAACTTTAGTTCATCCAGCACCGATCTTTCAGAGCAAGAAGTTTTAGTGCCATTTTGTTCTTACAATAAATCTCCAAACACATTGTCGCAAACTCTTTACAGaaatttctcaatttaattaGCTATCTTTTATAAGTGTTATTATGGCGGCAAACAAACAGCGGTATAACTGATACAGTTAGGTTATTTTATAATCATGAATAACTCTGTTTAATGACCAAAATTCTGTATGAAAGATACCTGCTTCCCGATAATACCaattatttattgtattttccaTGATACATATTAGACCATAAAACTCCTAATCAATCACTTACATTGCAGTCATGAAAACCCTAGATCCATGATTACATAGGATGCCAAAAGGTACATCCCGCGGAAAAACCATGTTTACCATGAAAACCAGAGGAAAAGTTGTGTGCCTTTCCATTGTTCtagatgaaataaataaataagaaacggGTTGTGGTGGTTGGGAGTTGGTTGATGCTTACCTCCATGGAGCTACCATAACTTGCAGGAGATAGAGGTTGCAGTGCATGGTTATTCTTATTTCTCTCAATTGCTCGATGATGCTGCATTAGTGACGCCGCAACATGCCTCCTCAAACTGCTTGCACTAGCTGGCTGATGAATGAAAAGTTTCAAATTATAGATCCATATCTATCAAAATGTTTGATAATGTCAACAGAATTACAACACGTCTCATTGCAATGACCAAGAAAAACATCACTTATTCTAGAGGAAAGGAAAGCACAATGATAATTACACCAAACAAGAAGGGGGCAAAAAAGCTACAACACTAAAACAATTTGAAAGAGGATGACAAGGAAAGCATTTATATGGGATCACCTACTAGATAGCAGAATAAGGAAGAAACCTATACATCTCCTTGAAGAGGATATGTCTCAGTTTAATGAGGAAATGTTGTCAGTGAGGAGTTAAAAATGAATTGCGGAAGCAACAATTCAGGAACAACCGAATAATATAGAGGACAAGTCAAGCTAGACATTGATGGCTCAAAAGGagtaaacaaataatttttgtaACATGGAAGTAGAGCACACAATTCTCCATAAATGTGGAGGATAATAGGAAGAATATTTTCCGGtacatataaattataaaataaataataacatgaTACAAATATCGGAAATTGGCCCTATTAtaaaggcagaagtagaaaatcaAAGAGCATGAGTAGGAAACCCTTAAGAAAGAAATTAGAGCTGAAAAGGAAAGGAGAGAGCGTGGCGTACATGATCAGGGGAAGCGGTGGAAGCGTCAGGGAAGAAGTTGGAGATGTCGGGAGCCTTGTCCTTGTGAAGGTTGTAATGGTGGCGGCCAGCAGGTGCAGCAGCGGGAGCGGCGCCGTTAGCACGATGCATTGGGAAGATAGGGAAGTAGTGGTGGAATTCCCAGAGAGCGGCGGCGAGCTTCCTAGCAGAGACGGTGGCGGAGTGGGGATGATGGTGTGGATGCAGAGAGTGATGGTGATGAATGATGTTGTTGTTCCCCCAAAGTAGCTTCCAAGAGGGCACTGGAGTGCAGGGACCCTTACTTTTCCCCACCAATACCCCTCTCTTCAACTTTTCTCCTAATTTTTCCACCTTTTCTGCTTCCCCTCCTTCACTTTTCCCTTCCCTTCCCTTTTTCATCTCTCTCTCCATTCTTTTTCAACCTGCcttctctattaaaaatatttaaatatatttacttcCTAATTCCTATTTcatctttttatttgtttaaccTTTGTATTTCCTGTATAAACTACACGTGGCTATACAGAGACTGTTTAGAATTGGAAGTCGATATTGTCAGTTCGATCGGAGCATAGCATGTTTGAGTTGAAGTGGAATGATTTTTGCACATGACTACATGAGATCCAGCTTCTTTATTGCAATAATCATACAACCCATGCAATTGCAATGCAACATTTAGTTATTTAGTATACGTTGCCTGACTTTTCTCTACTTTTTATCCCTCCCTCCCTATTCATAAAGTATTCAACAATCAACAATATTAGCCAACACTATTCTCCGTCTCTTTCTTTATTATCACACATACGCGGTTCAAAACTTAGTTTATTATTTGCCATTATTATTCGTTTGGCTCAAATGAATTAttgaataaataaagaaattatatTATGCTtgaatagaaaattaaataagcAAAGCTATAAATAGTaatgaattaataataatttactaCCCATAACGAAATGCTTAACAGGGGAGCGACAGATGGGAACACCAAAGTGCGACGAACAGGGCAGCTGCCTGATATTCAACTTGGGCCCACTTGTTCTTTGTTGGGCCCCATGACACTATGTCCACATAAAGGATCTAAAATTGGGCTTTAGAATGGTATTCCAAGCCCAAAGGAAACACTGCAGGAGCAGAAAATGGAAAACGGTTAACATGGATGGAGAGATAAAGAAATGACAGTTGGTTGGTTAGGAATGGCGCAGGGCTTATCCTGGGAAAACAGCACATAGTCATGATTCCAAGTTGAGAGGAAGCAGAGTGAAGAAGCAGCATTGAAATTGCAAGTTAGAAATGCACTCGCTATCTCACTCTCACAGCTTCCTACGCCCACTTGCATCGTTTCCCTCTTCTTCCGCTCATCGCACTTCCTACCTCACTCTTCACTCATCCTCTTCATCTTTCATCAGCTCGGCTATCTATCGCACCCATGCACCTTCAACAACCCCTAACAAACTTCGGGGTAAAAGGGTAATTCCATCTGACAGTTACAACGGTTCCCATTGGGAATGTCAGTTATCCCCGCCACACCGTGCTGACGTGGCTCCTTCTGAGATTGACACCGACGATGGTTCATCCAAGGGGCATCTCAAGTTTCTACTCCTGTTTGGGTTCCTCGCACTTGGGGACTCTTACCCTGCATTTGCCGCTTCAGATTCCTTTCCTTTCTTCCATGATTTTGGTGACTTAAGCACAGGTTTTGCTTCAGTTAGGAAAATCTCCCTGTCACTTCTTCGAACATAATCATAATGCAATTTGCAGCTAGAGTTATTCCGTTGCAATTTAAGTAAAATCACTTccaaatcaattattaattacTGTGCAGCTCCAAGTGTAATATTTGATTACTTCTTGTCACAGGCATTTCTATTAATCTTTTTCTCTGAGCTGGGAGACAAGACTTTTTTCATTGCAGTAAGTACAAGCAAAACAATGTCCCGTTCCTTGCAATATGACCAAAACAAATGTTGCAACTTACAACTccattgatttgtgtatttgatGAGTTGGCAGGCACTCTTGGCAGCTAGGAATTCAGGTGTTGTTGTTTTCATTGGCACATTTGGCGCACTTGCGTATGTTTTTCTGTTTCACGGTGATTTAGATGCCCTTTCAGTTTGTTCTCTGTTTTTATGGACTTCCTCATGATTACTCACCTTTAATGATAAACTTATACAATTATTATTCttgctgatttttttttgaacaatTGCAAATAGCTATCTATGGAAGTCAACTATGCACTAATCTTCAAACTCTTTAATAccatttttgttcattttttgcAGTGCAATGACTCTCATATCAGTTGTCCTTGGCCGAACTTTTCACTATGTTGATGAAATCTTGCCCTTCAGGTTTTTGCTATATTTCTTGGAGTTATTTATGAACTATGAATGATACATCTTGGTCATACTAGAAGAGTGAGTAGGAATGAATTTTCCTAGACTTCATCTTATGATTTATGTTGAGCAGGTTTGGTGAGACTGATTTACCTGTTGATGACATTGCTGCTGTTTGCTTGTTGGTAAATATCACATCCTtgtttatttgaatttatttgtGTTCGCAATGCAACGTGCTTTATTCCAATAATTTTCTGTTCTTAGACAAAACACTGTTAATTTGACACTGAATTTAATTGACTTCAGCTGTACTTTGGAGTCTCTACTCTCGTGGATGCATCATCAAGCGATGGCCAGAAATCAGATGATGAGCAGAAGGAGGTAAAATTTGGCATGTATTTATCAGCTTTCAAAGCATAATGTGTTCAATGCATTAATATTGATTTTAGGCTGCATATTTGATTTGTCACTTTGGTTGATTGATAGAGTTCTCTAAAATTCCTAAAAGTTAATGTTTCCTATCTTAACCAGGCCGAGTTAGCAGTTTCAGAGTTTTCTGGAAATGGTGCTGGAATATTAGCAGCTGCTGGCACAGTTGTCAGTACTTTCCTCTTAGTTTTTGTTGCTGAATGGGGTGATAAATCATTTTTCTCCACAATTGGTGAGTATTTTACCGGCATCGTTCGAATACAAAATGTAATATTCATGTCAAACATTTTCACGGAAAGCTAAGGAATCAAATATATATGCGTGGAAAGAGTTTAGAGTGACAATTAATTTTGATCagtacaatttttatttattgttcgtTCATCTCAAATTGCAAGACATGTTCTCTTGGTTCTTGTCCTGATATACTGAACTCACCCTCAAGATCCCCCCCCTACTATTCAGCCCTTGCAGCAGCTTCTTCACCTCTTGGAGTCATAGGAGGAGCGCTAGCTGGTCACGGCGCTGCAACTTTGGTAACGCTATTTATCTAAGTCAATACACAAATGATTGTTGAAACGCCTCTTGAAATTACCTGTCAGATTTTCTTAATTAGTGCTTTTCAATGCACGCTCTAGATGGCTTTCAACAATATTCTAAACAAGCACTGTTGTATTCCATAGCTTAAAACAGATTAGAGTCTAATAAGCATATATTTAATACACCCAAAAAGGTCATAAAATAAAAACAGACTAAATGCCTAAATGCATGTAATTTACATTCCTTGAGCAAAGTGTCGTTTACTTTCTTATCACATATCTGTATGCATTGGCGGGCTTTCTATTCTCAAAAGTATATTTTGTTATATGCAGCTTGCTGTACTTGGGGGCTCTCTACTCGGGACATTTTTGTCAGAGAAGGTAATTTCTCTTGTAGCCTACCTTCCTGGTATGCTTTCATGGTTCTCTCTGTGCAAAAGTGGGCCCAATTTCATGGATTGGTCATCCTTTACGCATCCAATCATACCGATTCTTTAACCAGTGGGACAACCATTTGCTGTAAAATAATTTAATCTATGATCTACAAAATGCTTTTATTAATGCTAGAATCACAGCATAAAATCTAATAATCTATATCAACTTTATGAAAAGTGCAACATGTTATACAGATTCCTTTAAAGGGACCTTTATTAAGTCCCACATCATCTAAAATTGAAAGTATGATAGTCCTTATAAATGTAAGGCAacctttattttttaaactaactTTTAAGATAAGGTTCACACCACAAATTTCACATCCTTATCTCTTGGTTAGTTTTTTTGGGAATGAACATACTCTTTCAATCAGATAATAGACAACCAAATGACGCCTCCCTTCTACTTGGTGCGGCTAATAGCTAGTACATTATTGTAACCATAAGATTACGAATATGCTGATGCTTTTCTAACCACACTTTATTCTTATGTTAATAGTGCTACATAGTTGAAGCCTGAACCTGCATTTGTGTATTTGTTTTTGTAATATTACTTAACACCTATAAATACTAAGACATTCTTTTCTCACTTTCCTCTTGAAGGTTATTTCCTACATTGGAGGTGTTCTCTTTCTCGTCTTTGCTGCAGTGACCCTATTTGAAATTGTGCAATAGAGGATAAAAGCGCCTCCATAAGCTAATTACAAAGCCATCAAGAACGCACTTGTCTCCAGTGTTTTATACTTTTGTCGGAACTTCTTTTAGAACTCATCTTAATTGCGGCTAAAAATCTTAGTATCCGATCCATCAATAAGTGTGTTACGTATCATTATCTTTTGTAGAAATTGTTCATCTTCCTTTATGTGTAGTCCTCTTAAATTTAAGATCTCTTATGTTTATTTTTCAAGTGAAATGTTAATTACTTATTACAAAACACATTCTTTAATTGTTGTGGATATTGTATATTGAGATTTTTATAGATTAGTTCCATCAAGCACTGTACTGGTGACTGGTAACCATTGATATATTTTTCTATAGCTTAAGAACTTGTCTATCTTGTTGAACTCCATAAGTATGTGGCACTATCACAGATGAATGAACCTTTTCCTTCTACTGTCCATCATGCTTGAACTTGGCCATCTTCGAAAGCCTATCAACTTCCTCTACCAAGTAGTCAACCCTCGCTACAAACTCGATGATCGAGGAAGTGAAGTTGACCAGCGACAATGCTTCCGTACTCCCCAAGGCCCTCATCCTAGGTAACAAGTCTGTCGTTATCTCACTATCTTCTTCAG
Coding sequences within it:
- the LOC112801438 gene encoding uncharacterized protein At5g41620 — encoded protein: MEREMKKGREGKSEGGEAEKVEKLGEKLKRGVLVGKSKGPCTPVPSWKLLWGNNNIIHHHHSLHPHHHPHSATVSARKLAAALWEFHHYFPIFPMHRANGAAPAAAPAGRHHYNLHKDKAPDISNFFPDASTASPDHPASASSLRRHVAASLMQHHRAIERNKNNHALQPLSPASYGSSMEMTPYNPAATPSSSLEFKGRIGESRYSLKTSTELLKVLNRIWSLEEQHASNISLIKALKAELDHARIRVKELLRDRQADRQEIDDLMKQIAEEKLVRKSKEQDRLHAAVQSVRDELEDERKLRKRSESIHRKLAREFSEVKSSFTVALKELEQERARRKLLEDLCDEFARGINEYEQEVHALKHKSDKDQVQTMDNDRLILHISESWLDERVQMQLEAAQNGFTDKKSIVDKLSLEIETFLKAKKSSRSTENIVLRDRRNSLESVPLNDVVSAPRDVGDEDDSAGSDSNCFELNKPNNRGAKAREEEPADNTLDESLKSNARKKKPVTQEGLKDRIPSNLQVKFEEQMAWAMSSNSNKKSQSIDAEEGKGTTDTRAAEGTISEKYEHGHGECLESVGSERKMNRSELHSSNKNHITDNVIIGQLLASESGVSMHGEASCSNAGWRKQASPVRQWMSSLAPQSQDHHGISEAPKALKENTLRAKLMEARSKGQRSRLKALKGSF
- the LOC112801440 gene encoding protein PAM71, chloroplastic isoform X2 translates to MHSLSHSHSFLRPLASFPSSSAHRTSYLTLHSSSSSFISSAIYRTHAPSTTPNKLRGKRVIPSDSYNGSHWECQLSPPHRADVAPSEIDTDDGSSKGHLKFLLLFGFLALGDSYPAFAASDSFPFFHDFGDLSTGFASAFLLIFFSELGDKTFFIAALLAARNSGVVVFIGTFGALAAMTLISVVLGRTFHYVDEILPFRFGETDLPVDDIAAVCLLLYFGVSTLVDASSSDGQKSDDEQKEAELAVSEFSGNGAGILAAAGTVVSTFLLVFVAEWGDKSFFSTIACCTWGLSTRDIFVREGYFLHWRCSLSRLCCSDPI
- the LOC112801440 gene encoding protein PAM71, chloroplastic isoform X1 gives rise to the protein MHSLSHSHSFLRPLASFPSSSAHRTSYLTLHSSSSSFISSAIYRTHAPSTTPNKLRGKRVIPSDSYNGSHWECQLSPPHRADVAPSEIDTDDGSSKGHLKFLLLFGFLALGDSYPAFAASDSFPFFHDFGDLSTGFASAFLLIFFSELGDKTFFIAALLAARNSGVVVFIGTFGALAAMTLISVVLGRTFHYVDEILPFRFGETDLPVDDIAAVCLLLYFGVSTLVDASSSDGQKSDDEQKEAELAVSEFSGNGAGILAAAGTVVSTFLLVFVAEWGDKSFFSTIALAAASSPLGVIGGALAGHGAATLLAVLGGSLLGTFLSEKVISYIGGVLFLVFAAVTLFEIVQ